Below is a window of Fervidobacterium pennivorans DSM 9078 DNA.
AAATTTTAAATATTGTAACCCCTGTAACTTTTTCTCCTGCTTCCAAACATCTTTGCATAGGAGCGGCACCACGATATTTAGGTAAAAGAGAAGCATGAACATTATAGAATGGTATAGCATCCAAAAAGGGTTTCTTCAAAAGCCGGCCGTAGGCGACAACTATTCCGATATCAGGTTTGTATTTCTCGAGTATCTGCGGTCCTTCCCTCACCAAGCTTTTGGGTTGGAAAACGGGGATATTATACTTCAAAGCCACTTCTTTTACAGGGGTCGGCAACAACTTCTGACCTCTGCCACGTGGCTTGTCTGCCTGTGATATAACAGCCACAACGTTGTATCCCTTCTCCAATAAAAACTCCAAATAGCTTGCTGCAAACTCTGGAGTGCCAAGAAAAAGAATCCTCAAATCATTTCTTGTCTTTTCACTGCTCATCTATACAACCTCGCTTTCTTTTCTACACCAAAATTGCTCTCATTTCGACATTTATTACATTTTTATTATATCATAAAAGCCAATTTCAAAATCCGTTGCAAAAATCCAGGAAAGTTTTGATATAATTTACAATGTTAGAAATGCCAAACTCTGAAAAGGGACGGTAAAACCAAAGCAAAAACTGGGAGGGGTAAAGATGAGAAAGTTCAAGTGGATTTTTGTGGTAACGTTAGCTGCACTTTTACTGAGCACATTTACTTTTGCTGAAGTTAAAGCGCAAGATTTAAACAGAATGTTCTACGAAGCCAGAAGAGACCGAGATGTGACCAAGATACAAAACGTGATAAAAACGATAGAAGCAACATTACACTTCGACAAAGATACAACACTCTTAACAATCCTTGCAGATGCGTATTTGGAATACGGCCTGTGGGGAATTAGCGACAAAGAAAAAGAAAAAACCTACGAAAAATCACGCCAGTATGCTGAAATGGCTTTGAAACTCGACCCAAAGAATGGAAGAGCGTCTTACATCGCAGGTGCTGCAATTGGTAGGCTCGCACAATACAAAGGCATTGTTCAAAGTCTATTCATGCTTGGTGATTTTGACAGATACATCGACAACGCAGTTAAATTGCTTAACGAAACTGATGAAGAACAAAGACTTTATAAAACCTTCGCACTCATTGCGTCTGGTATGAGATACAGGGATGTCCCATGGCCGCTCTACAACTACAAAAAATCCGAAGAACAGCTTAATATGGCAGCTAAACTAACTCCTAACTACTCAAACATATACCTTGAGCTTGGTTATTTGTATCTAAAAACCGGAGATAAAACTAAAGCGAAGGAGATGTTTGAAAAAGTTATTTCAATGGGTCCACATCCGTGGCTTATCAAAACACACGAGGATGCTGTAAAAAGTGCACAGGAGGAATTGAAAAAACTCAAATGACCGTAACTTGCATTGGAAAGTTAAACATCGATTTTAACTACTCAGTAGACACTATAGAGATTGGAAAAAATCATGTATCTGAGAATGTAGAAACTTCTATTGGTGGTAAGGCGACAAATATCGCTGTTGCACTGAGAAAGCTAGGTATCCTGACACAACTTATCGCGAACATCGGAGACGATGAGCTCGGCACAAATGCAATTTCACAGCTGCAATCGTTTGGTGTAATTCCTCTAATCAACGTGAAGCCCGGCACACGCACGGGCTTCACGTTTATCGTTGTTGAAAGTGATGGAACAAATACAAT
It encodes the following:
- a CDS encoding tetratricopeptide repeat protein — encoded protein: MRKFKWIFVVTLAALLLSTFTFAEVKAQDLNRMFYEARRDRDVTKIQNVIKTIEATLHFDKDTTLLTILADAYLEYGLWGISDKEKEKTYEKSRQYAEMALKLDPKNGRASYIAGAAIGRLAQYKGIVQSLFMLGDFDRYIDNAVKLLNETDEEQRLYKTFALIASGMRYRDVPWPLYNYKKSEEQLNMAAKLTPNYSNIYLELGYLYLKTGDKTKAKEMFEKVISMGPHPWLIKTHEDAVKSAQEELKKLK